A window of the Gaiellales bacterium genome harbors these coding sequences:
- a CDS encoding phosphoglycerate kinase, translating to MRTVRDLPVEGARVLVRADLNVPLDGTRIADDSRIRAALPTIRYLRERSADVVVCSHLGRPKGAPDRALSLRPVAVRLSQLLGEPVAFGDEEGPLRLLENLRFDPRETKNDPEMAAELASLADLYVNDAFGAAHRAHASTEAVAHLLPSAAGLLLEAELTAFGRLLDAPDHPFVVVIGGVKVADKIGVIDRFTHLADAILIGGAMAFTFFAAQGKGVGASRHEDAEGQETARRALADAAERGCELVLPADVVCADRFAADAAIRTVAADAIPDGWMGLDIGPETVASYAERLRGARTIFWNGPMGVFEFEPFARGTLAVAEAVAESDAVSVVGGGDSVAAVNVARVADRITHVSTGGGAALELVEGKTLPGVAALEGAAV from the coding sequence GTGAGGACGGTCCGCGATCTGCCCGTCGAGGGCGCGCGGGTGCTCGTGCGCGCCGACCTGAACGTGCCCCTCGACGGCACCCGCATCGCCGACGACTCCCGGATCCGGGCGGCACTGCCGACGATCCGCTACCTGCGGGAGCGCTCGGCCGACGTGGTCGTCTGCTCCCACCTGGGCCGGCCGAAGGGCGCGCCGGACCGGGCGCTGTCGCTGCGCCCGGTGGCCGTGCGGCTGTCCCAGCTGCTGGGCGAGCCGGTCGCCTTCGGCGACGAGGAGGGGCCGCTGCGCCTGCTCGAGAACCTGCGCTTCGACCCCCGCGAGACGAAGAACGATCCCGAGATGGCTGCGGAGCTGGCTTCGCTCGCCGACCTCTACGTGAACGACGCCTTCGGCGCCGCCCATCGCGCCCACGCCTCGACCGAGGCGGTCGCGCACCTGCTGCCGTCCGCCGCCGGCCTCTTGCTCGAGGCCGAGCTGACCGCGTTCGGGCGCCTGCTGGACGCGCCCGATCACCCGTTCGTCGTCGTCATCGGCGGCGTCAAGGTGGCGGACAAGATCGGCGTGATCGACCGCTTCACGCACCTGGCCGACGCGATCCTGATCGGCGGCGCGATGGCGTTCACGTTCTTCGCCGCGCAGGGCAAGGGCGTCGGCGCCTCGCGGCACGAGGACGCCGAGGGTCAGGAGACCGCTCGGCGGGCGCTCGCGGACGCCGCCGAGCGCGGCTGCGAGCTCGTGCTGCCGGCCGACGTCGTCTGCGCCGACCGGTTCGCCGCGGACGCCGCGATTCGCACGGTGGCCGCCGACGCGATCCCGGACGGCTGGATGGGGCTCGACATCGGGCCCGAGACCGTCGCGAGCTACGCGGAGCGGCTGCGCGGCGCGCGCACGATCTTCTGGAACGGGCCGATGGGCGTGTTCGAGTTCGAGCCGTTCGCCCGCGGCACGCTGGCCGTCGCGGAGGCGGTCGCCGAGTCGGACGCGGTGTCCGTCGTCGGCGGCGGGGACTCGGTCGCGGCGGTGAACGTGGCCCGGGTGGCCGACCGGATCACGCACGTCTCGACCGGCGGCGGGGCGGCGCTCGAGCTGGTCGAGGGCAAGACGCTCCCGGGTGTCGCAGCGCTCGAAGGGGCGGCGGTGTGA
- a CDS encoding LLM class flavin-dependent oxidoreductase, which produces MRHGLSLAPFGELADPRVVADLAADAERARFDGFFVWDHMYRAEPFRPVADPWIVLAAVATATERMRLGPLVTPVARRRPQKLARETTSLDQLSGGRLVLGVGLGVNTGGELTRFAEEDEPRARGDRLDEGLELLCRLWSGDPVAHHGAHFTAADVRFEPRPLQRPRIPIWVAAPTGRPRPVRRAARYDGICTDATPEEAPALLDRIRRERGSLDGFDVVVSGRPGRKPGGWEAAGATWWITAFPDPVDPEVVAGVIADGPA; this is translated from the coding sequence GTGCGCCACGGCCTCTCGCTCGCGCCCTTCGGGGAGCTCGCCGACCCGCGCGTCGTCGCCGACCTGGCGGCCGACGCCGAGCGAGCCAGGTTCGACGGGTTCTTCGTCTGGGATCACATGTACCGCGCGGAGCCGTTCCGGCCGGTGGCGGATCCCTGGATCGTGCTCGCGGCCGTGGCGACTGCGACCGAGAGGATGCGTCTCGGGCCGCTCGTCACGCCCGTCGCCCGGCGACGGCCGCAGAAGCTCGCGCGGGAGACGACCAGCCTCGACCAGCTGAGCGGCGGCCGGCTCGTGCTCGGCGTGGGCCTCGGCGTGAACACCGGCGGCGAGCTCACCCGCTTCGCCGAGGAGGACGAACCGCGCGCCCGCGGCGACCGGCTCGACGAGGGTCTCGAGCTCCTGTGCCGGCTGTGGAGCGGGGACCCCGTCGCGCACCACGGCGCCCACTTCACCGCCGCCGATGTGCGCTTCGAGCCGCGGCCGCTGCAGCGGCCGCGCATCCCGATCTGGGTCGCCGCGCCCACCGGCCGGCCCCGCCCCGTCCGCCGCGCCGCCCGCTACGACGGCATCTGCACCGACGCGACGCCGGAGGAGGCGCCCGCGCTGCTCGACCGCATCCGCCGCGAACGCGGCAGCCTCGACGGATTCGATGTCGTCGTCTCGGGCCGTCCCGGCCGCAAGCCCGGCGGCTGGGAGGCGGCCGGCGCCACCTGGTGGATCACCGCGTTCCCCGACCCGGTCGATCCCGAGGTCGTCGCCGGCGTCATCGCCGACGGCCCCGCCTGA
- a CDS encoding arginine--tRNA ligase: MSASPVSELSAAVEKAVTAVGGDGVPVGLERPADPGHGDYATAIALQLAKPLRSAPRDIAGRIAAGLESEYIDSVEIAGPGFLNLRVSPSWYRHTVGRVLEQGERYGAGAIAAPQRIQVEYVSGNPTGPVTVATARNAAYGDSLARLFAFAGHDVGREYYFNDAGRQIDLFGESLKARAAGEEPPADGYQGAYVTEVAAELALGPDADVAAWARAGTDAMIGRIRATLGRFRCSFDTWFLERSLYESGAVQRAIDRARAEGHVYDADGAVWLRSSALGDDKDRVLVRSDGTFTYVAGDLAYVADKLERGFDTAVYVLGADHHGYIGRLKAAGQTLGYDPARVDVQIYQLVRLSEGKMSKRAGRIVTLDDLLDAIGVDAARYALVQRGHDQPIDLDLDLLTAQNAENPVYYCQYAHARIAAILRRADGGDEALPDPSWQPEPAEAELVKALAEFPGLVAEAAERRGPHRIAGYAQDTAKAFHQFYKQCQVIGVEPPVERSRLALCRATAQVMATALDLVGVAAPESM; this comes from the coding sequence ATGAGCGCCAGCCCCGTCTCCGAGCTCTCCGCGGCCGTCGAGAAGGCCGTGACCGCGGTCGGCGGCGACGGCGTGCCGGTCGGGCTCGAGCGGCCGGCCGACCCGGGCCACGGCGACTACGCCACCGCGATCGCGCTCCAGCTGGCGAAGCCGCTTCGCTCCGCGCCCCGCGACATCGCCGGCCGGATCGCCGCCGGGCTCGAGTCGGAGTACATCGACTCGGTCGAGATCGCCGGCCCCGGCTTCCTCAACCTGCGCGTGTCGCCGTCCTGGTACCGGCACACGGTCGGCCGCGTCCTCGAGCAGGGGGAGCGCTACGGCGCGGGCGCGATCGCGGCGCCGCAGCGCATCCAGGTCGAGTACGTGTCCGGCAACCCCACCGGCCCGGTCACGGTCGCGACGGCCCGGAACGCCGCGTACGGCGACAGCCTGGCGCGGCTCTTCGCGTTCGCGGGACACGACGTCGGCCGCGAGTACTACTTCAACGACGCCGGCCGCCAGATCGACCTGTTCGGCGAGTCCCTGAAGGCGCGCGCCGCCGGGGAGGAGCCGCCGGCGGACGGCTACCAGGGCGCGTACGTGACCGAGGTGGCCGCCGAGCTCGCGCTCGGGCCGGACGCCGACGTCGCCGCCTGGGCGCGGGCCGGCACCGACGCGATGATCGGCCGCATCCGGGCGACGCTCGGCCGGTTCCGGTGCTCCTTCGACACCTGGTTCCTGGAGCGGTCGCTGTACGAGAGCGGGGCGGTGCAGCGGGCGATCGACCGCGCCCGCGCCGAGGGCCATGTCTACGACGCCGACGGCGCGGTGTGGCTGCGCTCGTCCGCCCTCGGCGACGACAAGGATCGCGTCCTCGTCCGCTCGGACGGCACCTTCACGTACGTCGCCGGCGACCTGGCCTACGTCGCGGACAAGCTCGAGCGCGGATTCGACACCGCCGTCTACGTGCTCGGCGCCGACCACCACGGCTACATCGGCCGGCTCAAGGCCGCCGGGCAGACGCTCGGCTACGACCCGGCCCGGGTCGACGTCCAGATCTACCAGCTCGTGCGCCTGAGCGAGGGCAAGATGTCAAAGCGGGCGGGGCGGATCGTGACGCTCGACGACCTGCTGGACGCGATCGGCGTCGACGCGGCCCGCTACGCGCTCGTGCAGCGCGGGCACGACCAGCCGATCGACCTCGACCTCGATCTGCTCACCGCCCAGAACGCCGAGAATCCGGTCTACTACTGCCAGTACGCCCATGCTCGCATCGCCGCGATCCTGCGCCGCGCCGACGGCGGCGACGAGGCCCTTCCCGACCCGTCGTGGCAGCCCGAGCCCGCCGAGGCCGAGCTCGTGAAGGCGCTGGCCGAGTTCCCGGGGCTCGTCGCCGAGGCCGCGGAGCGCCGCGGGCCGCACCGGATCGCGGGCTACGCGCAGGACACCGCCAAGGCCTTCCACCAGTTCTACAAGCAGTGCCAGGTGATCGGCGTGGAGCCGCCCGTCGAGCGCAGCCGGCTGGCGCTCTGCCGGGCGACGGCGCAGGTGATGGCGACCGCGCTCGACCTCGTCGGCGTGGCCGCGCCCGAGTCCATGTAG
- a CDS encoding EAL domain-containing protein, with protein MADEHHESHLTDLAVALHARRSPDAVIAAFAEAVPEAAAIAGIELVDGVLTFAPDSLAPDEVELWTRRAEILRSAVENADAHEALTRAEAMLRSLIEQLPAVSYAATPIKGDPIYISPQLEQLFGSTVSDWMQGLDGWAGQIHPDDRDEVLRTYTAAVAAAAPYEGEYRLIDTAGQVRWVWDTAVTVFDADGTPQAVHGVIFEVTKRKLAEQALTSSQALLREAEGRYRNLVERLPLAIYIDALDANATSIYNSPKNAEITGYTHEQWVADPDLFARIVHPDDRERVMSDLAAAHEEQAEFCCEYRIVRPDGSLRWLRDESVIVADDGGVPLYRQGYLLDITDRREAEERFAHLAYHDALTGLPNRTLFRERLELELERASRDRAGLVVLYVDLDDFKLVNDNLGHGAGDELLCAVAERLQRAIRPGDLVARQGGDEFLVLLADVDPDANASLSETGERIGQQLLAALATPFAVAGTEVYCSASVGVSLYPTDAKSAETLLKHADVAMYRAKDSGRHACHVYSTGAGAGAGTIATAARLARAIEGGDLILHYQPIVDLATGATVGCEALVRWQDGAELVPPGKFIPLAERTGLISPLSDWVIAEACRQSRAWQGRGLELPISVNFPGALWDLAAVRRFLVALAGCELPAGRITVELTESTAMANPAETRRIMAELRRHAVPIAIDDFGTGHSSLGRLQEMSVSTLKIDRSFIANLGREQGRVLVTTMVGLAQGLGLQALAEGIETEAQLEFLRAAGCPLGQGYLWSGALPAAALEARCLGRRAA; from the coding sequence ATGGCCGACGAGCACCACGAATCCCATCTGACCGATCTGGCGGTCGCGCTGCACGCGCGGCGGAGCCCTGACGCGGTCATCGCCGCCTTCGCGGAGGCCGTCCCGGAGGCGGCCGCGATCGCGGGCATCGAGCTCGTCGACGGGGTGCTCACATTCGCGCCCGACTCGCTCGCGCCGGACGAGGTGGAGCTGTGGACGCGGCGGGCGGAGATCCTGCGGTCGGCTGTCGAGAACGCTGACGCGCACGAGGCCCTGACGCGGGCCGAGGCGATGCTGCGATCCCTGATCGAGCAGCTCCCCGCCGTCTCGTACGCCGCCACGCCCATCAAGGGCGATCCGATCTACATCAGCCCGCAGCTCGAGCAGCTCTTCGGCTCGACGGTCAGCGACTGGATGCAGGGCCTGGACGGCTGGGCCGGCCAGATCCACCCCGACGACCGCGATGAGGTCTTACGAACGTACACCGCCGCCGTCGCGGCCGCCGCCCCGTACGAGGGCGAATATCGCCTGATCGACACGGCCGGCCAGGTGCGCTGGGTGTGGGACACCGCGGTGACCGTCTTCGACGCCGACGGTACCCCGCAGGCCGTCCATGGCGTCATCTTCGAGGTGACGAAGCGCAAGCTGGCCGAGCAGGCGCTCACGAGCTCGCAGGCGCTGCTGCGCGAGGCCGAGGGCCGCTATCGCAACCTGGTCGAGCGACTCCCGCTCGCGATCTACATCGACGCCCTCGACGCCAACGCGACGTCGATCTACAACAGCCCCAAGAACGCCGAGATCACCGGATACACCCACGAGCAGTGGGTCGCCGATCCCGACCTCTTTGCGCGCATCGTCCACCCGGACGACCGCGAGCGGGTCATGTCCGACCTCGCCGCCGCGCACGAGGAGCAGGCCGAGTTCTGCTGCGAGTACCGCATCGTCCGCCCCGACGGCAGCCTGCGCTGGCTGCGCGACGAGTCGGTGATCGTCGCGGACGACGGGGGCGTGCCCCTCTACCGCCAGGGCTACCTGCTCGACATCACCGACCGGCGTGAGGCCGAGGAGCGGTTCGCCCACCTCGCCTACCACGACGCGCTCACCGGACTGCCGAACCGCACCCTCTTCCGGGAGCGGCTGGAGCTCGAGCTCGAGCGGGCTTCGCGCGACCGGGCCGGGCTCGTCGTCCTCTACGTCGACCTCGACGACTTCAAGCTGGTCAACGACAACCTCGGGCACGGCGCCGGCGACGAGCTGCTCTGCGCCGTGGCCGAGCGGCTGCAGCGGGCCATCCGGCCCGGCGACCTGGTCGCCCGCCAGGGCGGCGACGAGTTCCTCGTCCTGCTCGCCGACGTCGACCCGGACGCGAACGCCAGCCTGTCCGAGACCGGCGAGCGGATCGGGCAGCAGCTGCTCGCAGCGCTCGCCACGCCCTTCGCTGTCGCGGGCACCGAGGTGTACTGCTCCGCCAGCGTGGGCGTCAGCCTCTACCCGACCGACGCGAAGAGCGCCGAGACCCTCCTGAAGCACGCCGACGTGGCCATGTACCGGGCCAAGGACTCCGGCCGCCACGCCTGCCACGTCTACTCGACCGGCGCCGGGGCCGGCGCGGGCACGATCGCGACCGCCGCCCGGCTCGCGCGCGCCATCGAGGGCGGCGACCTGATCCTGCACTACCAGCCGATCGTCGACCTCGCGACCGGTGCCACCGTCGGCTGCGAGGCGCTCGTGCGCTGGCAGGACGGTGCCGAGCTCGTCCCGCCGGGCAAGTTCATCCCGCTCGCGGAGCGCACCGGCCTGATCTCGCCCCTTTCGGACTGGGTCATCGCCGAGGCCTGCCGCCAGAGCCGGGCCTGGCAGGGACGCGGCCTCGAGCTGCCCATCTCGGTGAACTTCCCCGGCGCGCTGTGGGATCTGGCGGCCGTGCGCCGGTTCCTCGTCGCGCTGGCCGGGTGCGAGCTCCCCGCGGGCCGGATCACGGTCGAGCTGACCGAGTCGACCGCCATGGCCAACCCCGCCGAGACCCGCCGGATCATGGCCGAGCTACGACGACACGCCGTGCCGATCGCAATCGACGACTTCGGCACCGGCCACTCGTCGCTCGGCCGCCTCCAGGAGATGTCGGTCTCGACCCTCAAGATCGACCGCTCCTTCATCGCGAACCTCGGCCGGGAGCAGGGCCGGGTGCTGGTGACGACGATGGTCGGCCTGGCCCAGGGACTCGGCCTGCAGGCGCTCGCCGAGGGGATCGAGACCGAGGCCCAGCTCGAGTTCCTGCGCGCGGCGGGCTGCCCGCTGGGGCAGGGCTACCTGTGGAGCGGGGCCCTCCCCGCTGCCGCGCTCGAGGCCCGCTGCCTCGGCCGCCGCGCGGCCTGA
- a CDS encoding metallophosphoesterase family protein, giving the protein MKVAVISDVHANLAALEAVLAAIDSAGTDELWCLGDLTGYGADPARCTQTVLERADVCLAGNHDMVITGEIGLEAFSSDARTAAEWTMGVLAADDLERLRSLEPKGERESVELYHGSIRDPVWEYVIDDRTAAVCLELQGTRLSLVGHSHVPLAYGYAGDKFLGGLAGAGTRLETRPGPFLLNPGSVGQPRDGDPRAAYMTLDLEHGAAEWHRVDYDVRAAQTAIREAGLPLRLGARLAEGR; this is encoded by the coding sequence GTGAAGGTCGCGGTCATCTCGGACGTCCACGCGAACCTGGCGGCGCTCGAGGCCGTTCTCGCCGCGATCGATTCCGCCGGCACGGACGAGCTGTGGTGCCTCGGCGACCTGACCGGCTACGGCGCCGACCCGGCCCGCTGCACCCAGACCGTGCTCGAGCGGGCCGACGTCTGCCTGGCCGGCAATCACGACATGGTCATCACGGGCGAGATCGGCCTCGAGGCGTTCTCGTCGGACGCCCGCACCGCAGCCGAGTGGACGATGGGAGTGCTGGCGGCCGACGATCTCGAGCGGCTCCGCAGCCTCGAGCCGAAGGGCGAACGCGAGAGCGTCGAGCTCTACCACGGCAGCATCCGCGACCCGGTCTGGGAGTACGTGATCGACGACCGCACCGCCGCCGTCTGCCTCGAGCTCCAGGGCACGCGGCTCTCGCTGGTCGGCCACAGCCACGTCCCGCTCGCCTACGGGTACGCCGGGGACAAGTTCCTGGGCGGCCTGGCCGGCGCCGGGACGCGCCTCGAGACGCGACCGGGGCCGTTCCTGCTCAATCCCGGATCGGTGGGCCAGCCCCGCGACGGCGACCCTCGGGCCGCCTACATGACGCTCGACCTCGAGCACGGGGCGGCGGAGTGGCACCGGGTCGACTACGACGTGCGCGCCGCCCAGACCGCGATCCGCGAGGCGGGCCTGCCGCTGCGGCTGGGCGCGAGGCTGGCGGAGGGTCGCTAG
- a CDS encoding DUF3467 domain-containing protein, which translates to MDEDEDGPPERHLNIHFSPEIMAGVYANFANVSHSDYEFTVTFARVDHEVEDEEVPGVVVSRVNLSPRFMKELIDAMSDNYSKWQTKEGIKNLPEFDGPEET; encoded by the coding sequence ATGGACGAGGACGAAGACGGCCCTCCCGAGCGCCACCTGAACATCCACTTCTCGCCGGAGATCATGGCGGGCGTCTACGCCAACTTCGCCAACGTCAGCCACTCCGATTACGAGTTCACCGTCACCTTCGCACGCGTCGACCACGAGGTCGAAGACGAGGAGGTGCCCGGCGTCGTCGTCTCCCGGGTGAACCTCTCGCCGCGCTTCATGAAGGAGCTCATCGACGCGATGAGCGACAACTACTCGAAGTGGCAGACCAAGGAGGGCATCAAGAACCTCCCGGAGTTCGACGGCCCGGAAGAGACCTAG
- a CDS encoding sigma-70 family RNA polymerase sigma factor has translation MALPQPDPNVLRLARRGDERAFALIVRQYQTPLYNYIARILGGDRALAEDVCQEVFLRVYQALPGFDNRCQFTTWLFQVAKHRVVDELRARERRGRPTIELSSAPQLHLSVAPAEPIESMEALWEAIAGLSLDLKMALLLRDVVGLSYAEIAEALETTLATVKWRIYKARETVVAELVRGGYHVGRGRGRAATTASA, from the coding sequence TTGGCCCTTCCGCAGCCTGATCCAAACGTTCTCCGACTGGCCCGACGCGGCGATGAGCGCGCCTTCGCGCTGATCGTCCGCCAGTACCAGACGCCGCTCTACAACTACATCGCCCGCATCCTGGGCGGTGACCGGGCGCTGGCCGAGGACGTCTGCCAGGAGGTGTTCCTGCGCGTGTACCAGGCACTACCCGGCTTTGATAACCGCTGCCAGTTCACGACCTGGCTGTTCCAGGTGGCGAAGCACCGGGTCGTCGACGAGCTGCGGGCGCGCGAGCGCCGCGGCCGCCCGACCATCGAGCTCAGCTCTGCGCCGCAGCTGCACCTGTCCGTCGCCCCGGCCGAGCCGATCGAGAGCATGGAGGCGCTATGGGAGGCGATCGCGGGCCTGAGTCTCGACCTGAAGATGGCGCTCCTCCTGCGCGACGTGGTCGGCCTCAGCTACGCCGAGATCGCCGAGGCGCTCGAGACGACGCTCGCGACCGTCAAGTGGCGCATCTACAAGGCTCGTGAGACCGTCGTCGCCGAGCTCGTGCGCGGCGGCTACCACGTCGGCCGGGGTCGCGGCCGGGCCGCGACGACCGCCTCGGCCTAG
- the gpmI gene encoding 2,3-bisphosphoglycerate-independent phosphoglycerate mutase, whose amino-acid sequence MSEPLVCLVVLDGWGMAPPGPGNAVELAATPTFDDLWVRYPHTQLAASGRAVGLPDGQMGNSEVGHTNLGAGRIVRQDLVRIDDDLESGAFYENPVLVDACRRARGSGLHLLGLVSDGGVHSHVRHLRGLIELASRQDVEQVHVHAFTDGRDTSPTGAAGYLEGIPGIATVCGRYYAMDRDRRWDRVARAYDAIVHGKGDRSDDAVAAVKARYEAGETDEFIQPIVIGDPAAGRIREGEAAIFFNFRPDRARELTRALVDPGFAEFDRGPSPPLPFLVQMTEYADDIDAPVAFPGEPLTDVLAAALAAAGVEQVHAAETEKYAHVTYFFDGGSEHRQRGEQWELVDSRRDVATYDEAPAMSAEGVAERFCAGIADPRVRFGLVNFANPDMVGHTGVIPAAVTAVETVDSCLARVVEAAEARGGICLITADHGNAELMLNPDGSPNTAHTTNPVPFIATRTGLELRDGGRLADVAPTVLELLGVEQPAIMRGTSLFA is encoded by the coding sequence ATGAGCGAGCCGCTCGTCTGCCTCGTCGTCCTCGACGGCTGGGGGATGGCGCCGCCGGGGCCGGGAAACGCCGTCGAGCTGGCCGCGACGCCGACCTTCGACGACCTGTGGGTGCGCTACCCGCACACGCAGCTGGCCGCCTCGGGCCGCGCGGTCGGGCTGCCCGACGGGCAGATGGGGAACTCCGAGGTCGGCCACACCAACCTCGGCGCCGGGCGGATCGTGCGCCAGGACCTCGTCCGCATCGACGACGACCTCGAGTCGGGTGCCTTCTACGAGAACCCCGTGCTGGTCGACGCCTGCCGCCGCGCCCGCGGATCTGGCCTGCACCTGCTCGGCCTCGTCTCCGACGGCGGCGTCCACAGCCACGTCCGCCACCTACGCGGGCTGATCGAGCTGGCCTCCCGGCAGGACGTCGAGCAGGTGCACGTGCACGCGTTCACCGACGGCCGCGACACGTCGCCGACCGGCGCGGCCGGCTATCTGGAGGGCATCCCCGGCATCGCGACGGTCTGCGGCCGGTACTACGCGATGGACCGCGACCGGCGCTGGGACCGGGTCGCGCGCGCCTACGACGCGATCGTGCACGGGAAGGGCGACCGGTCCGACGACGCCGTCGCGGCGGTGAAGGCCCGCTATGAGGCGGGCGAGACCGACGAGTTCATCCAGCCGATCGTGATCGGCGACCCGGCCGCCGGCCGCATCCGCGAGGGCGAAGCGGCGATTTTCTTCAACTTCCGGCCCGACCGCGCCCGCGAGCTGACGCGCGCCCTGGTCGACCCCGGGTTCGCCGAGTTCGACCGCGGCCCGTCGCCGCCGCTGCCGTTCCTGGTGCAGATGACCGAGTACGCCGACGACATCGACGCGCCGGTGGCATTCCCGGGCGAGCCGCTGACCGACGTCCTTGCCGCGGCGCTCGCGGCCGCCGGGGTGGAGCAGGTGCACGCCGCCGAGACCGAGAAGTACGCCCATGTCACCTACTTCTTCGACGGCGGCTCCGAGCACCGCCAGCGCGGCGAGCAGTGGGAGCTCGTCGACTCGCGCCGCGACGTCGCCACCTACGACGAGGCGCCGGCGATGAGCGCCGAGGGCGTGGCCGAGCGCTTCTGCGCCGGCATTGCGGATCCGCGCGTCCGCTTCGGGCTGGTCAACTTCGCGAACCCGGACATGGTGGGGCACACCGGCGTGATCCCGGCCGCCGTCACCGCCGTCGAGACGGTCGACAGCTGTCTGGCCCGGGTCGTCGAGGCGGCGGAGGCGCGGGGCGGCATCTGCCTCATCACCGCCGACCACGGCAACGCCGAGCTGATGCTGAACCCGGACGGCAGCCCGAACACGGCGCACACGACGAACCCCGTGCCGTTCATCGCCACCCGGACCGGCCTCGAGCTGCGCGACGGCGGCCGGCTCGCCGACGTCGCGCCGACCGTGCTCGAGCTGCTCGGAGTCGAGCAGCCGGCCATCATGCGCGGCACGTCACTTTTCGCATAG
- the tpiA gene encoding triose-phosphate isomerase has protein sequence MSGRPFVAGNWKMHKTASEAAAFVSAFAADLPDGVDVAVCPPFTALAAAVEAARGTPVAIYAQNMHQAESGAFTGEVSAGMLLDAGVDGVLIGHSERRQLFGETDEGVNEKAAVAHANGLRVILAVGETAEEREAALTEIVLERQVRAGLDGLTPEQVATTTIAYEPVWAIGTGLTATPEIAQAAHAFIRGLVEGLDGVGERMRIQYGGSVKPGNAAELFAQPDIDGGLIGGASLDPADLAAIAAAAG, from the coding sequence GTGAGCGGGCGGCCGTTCGTCGCGGGCAACTGGAAGATGCACAAGACGGCCTCCGAGGCCGCCGCCTTCGTGTCCGCGTTCGCGGCCGACCTCCCGGACGGTGTGGACGTGGCCGTGTGCCCGCCGTTCACCGCGCTCGCCGCGGCGGTCGAGGCGGCGCGGGGCACGCCCGTGGCCATCTACGCCCAGAACATGCACCAGGCGGAGTCGGGCGCCTTCACCGGCGAGGTCTCGGCCGGCATGCTGCTCGACGCCGGCGTCGACGGCGTCCTGATCGGGCACTCCGAGCGGCGCCAGCTCTTCGGCGAGACCGACGAGGGCGTGAACGAGAAGGCGGCCGTCGCGCACGCGAACGGCCTGCGGGTGATCCTGGCGGTGGGCGAGACCGCCGAGGAGCGCGAGGCGGCGCTGACCGAGATCGTGCTCGAGCGCCAGGTGCGGGCCGGGCTCGACGGCCTCACGCCCGAGCAGGTGGCGACGACGACGATCGCCTACGAGCCCGTCTGGGCGATCGGCACCGGCCTCACCGCCACGCCCGAGATCGCCCAGGCCGCGCACGCGTTCATCCGTGGCCTGGTCGAGGGACTTGACGGCGTGGGGGAGCGGATGCGGATCCAGTACGGCGGCAGCGTCAAGCCGGGCAACGCGGCGGAGCTCTTCGCCCAGCCCGACATCGACGGCGGCCTGATCGGGGGCGCGAGCCTCGATCCCGCCGATCTGGCAGCCATCGCCGCCGCGGCGGGATGA